In the genome of Palaemon carinicauda isolate YSFRI2023 chromosome 13, ASM3689809v2, whole genome shotgun sequence, one region contains:
- the LOC137651506 gene encoding tigger transposable element-derived protein 1-like, protein MASSPNKSKTAMKLAFFGRKRSKAKAWVTQHFFTEWINLCFGPAVKKYLAKKNLPMKCLLVLDNAPGHPPDLEVDILNEFRFIKVLYITPNTAPLLQPMDQQVISNFKKLYTNHLFKKCFDITDTTNLALREFWKEHVNIVHCLKIIVDALQGVTRQTFNSAGKKLWPASFAERDFEGFDMTDPDDPEPVVMDEIVSLGKSMGLEVD, encoded by the coding sequence atggcttcatcccccaacaagtctaaaactgcgatgaaactggccttttttggaAGAAAACGCTCTAAGGCTAAAGCTTGGGTTACccagcatttcttcacagaatggattaatctgtgctttggtccggcagtcaaaaaatatttggcaaagaaaaacctgccaatgaaatgtctcctggtcctcgacaatgcccctggtcaccctcctgatCTCGAAGTGGACATTCTTaatgaattcaggttcatcaaggtcctttatatCACGCCCAACACcgcgccactcctccagcccatggaccaacaagttatttctaacttcaaaaaactgtacacgaatcATTTATTCAAGAAATGTTTCGATATTACAGACACCACCAATCTCgcccttcgggaattttggaaagaacatgtcaatatcgtccattgcttaaagaTTATTGTCGATGCATTgcagggtgtcacaagacaaaCTTTTAATTCAGCGGGGAAGAAATTGTGGCCTGCTTCcttcgctgagagggactttgaagggttcgatatgacagaccctgatgacccagaacctgttgtgatggatgaaatcgtgtctcttggaaagtccatggggctggaagtagaCTAA